Proteins found in one Crassostrea angulata isolate pt1a10 chromosome 3, ASM2561291v2, whole genome shotgun sequence genomic segment:
- the LOC128177708 gene encoding uncharacterized protein LOC128177708 gives MRFDLDLLKFFIFVLAVPECATKSGTKSDDRSCSALESKSIYMNEDILELMYTTDPLSGVKHSRKNDQCQKSHVTGKTKDYSSDKKKQQRRLKGSKRMRKNQKKKQRWKRHKQKMR, from the exons ATGAGATTTGATCTTGATTTGTTGAAGTTTTTTATCTTCGTGTTGGCGGTTCCGGAGTGCGCAACCAAATCAGGTACAAAATCAG ATGACAGAAGCTGCTCAGCATTGGAATCAAAATCGATATATATGAATGAAGACATTCTGGAGTTGATGTACACTACTGATCCCTTATCAGGGGTGAAACATAGTCGGAAAAATGACCAATGTCAaaaaagtcacgtgacagggAAAACGAAAGATTATTCCTCTGACAAAAAGAAGCAGCAAAGAAGACTGAAAGGGTCCAAGAGGATGAGGAAAAACCAAAAGAAGAAGCAGCGATGGAAGAGACACAAGCAGAAGATGCGGTGA